In the Helianthus annuus cultivar XRQ/B chromosome 11, HanXRQr2.0-SUNRISE, whole genome shotgun sequence genome, one interval contains:
- the LOC110888257 gene encoding uncharacterized protein LOC110888257 — MNVLSTNVRGLGVDRKAKWIRDLRKAEKVQLLMVQESGRSDIPDADVSLIWGNSNWEKEVVDPVGRSGGLICIWEKGTFSLSSSVKDPNFLLISGHLKGSSDMFNFVNVYGPQNQVGKRDLWTRLLDLMSSRSGLWFFAGDFNVVRGPEERRNSKYKPLCAREFNEFIFEAELCEYELKGSRFTFMVEGRNGKKFSKIDRILVYKSFQNRWPDACVRVLPRGFSGHNPLLISVNNLNFGPRPFRFFSSWLERPEFGKVVEDVLVDFWFSGPPDQKLLNKLKILRDKIRSWRDEMRFKEGEEEAKAKEELEELDSIMEDRDLSVEEEWVRLECKKKI, encoded by the coding sequence ATGAATGTGCTTTCTACTAATGTTAGAGGTTTAGGAGTCGATAGGAAGGCTAAGTGGATCAGGGATCTCAGGAAAGCAGAGAAGGTTCAATTATTAATGGTTCAGGAATCGGGGAGGTCGGACATTCCTGATGCGGATGTTTCTTTGATTTGGGGAAACTCCAACTGGGAGAAGGAGGTGGTGGATCCAGTTGGTAGATCCGGGGGTCTAATCTGTATTTGGGAAAAAGGGACTTTTTCGTTATCTTCGTCGGTTAAAGATCCTAATTTCCTTTTGATTTCAGGCCACCTAAAAGGTAGTAGTGATATGTTTAATTTTGTGAACGTTTACGGACCTCAAAACCAGGTGGGTAAAAGagatctatggactagattgctGGATCTTATGAGCTCTCGGTCTGGGCTGTGGTTTTTCGCCGGCGATTTTAACGTTGTTAGAGGCCCGGAAGAAAGGAGGAACTCCAAATATAAACCGTTGTGTGCTAGAGAATTTAACGAGTTCATCTTCGAAGCTGAACTGTGTGAATATGAGTTGAAGGGTTCTAGATTCACGTTCATGGTCGAAGGGAGGAATGGAAAAAAATTCAGTAAAATTGATCGGATTCTGGTCTATAAATCTTTTCAAAATAGATGGCCTGATGCTTGTGTTAGAGTTCTTCCTCGCGGTTTCTCAGGTCACAATCCTCTTTTAATTTCGGTGAATAATTTGAACTTTGGTCCTAGGCCATTCAGGTTCTTTAGTTCTTGGTTAGAGAGACCTGAGTTTGGAAAGGTGGTGGAAGATGTTCTCGTTGATTTTTGGTTCTCGGGTCCTCCTGACCAGAAACTGCTTAATAAACTAAAGATTTTAAGGGACAAAATTAGAAGCTGGAGAGATGAGATGAGGTTTAAAGAAGGCGAGGAAGAGGCTAAAGCTAAAGAAGAACTCGAAGAACTGGATTCTATTATGGAAGACAGGGATTTATCGGTCGAGGAAGAATGGGTTAGGCTGGAATGCAAAAAGAAAATCTAA